The Corynebacterium jeddahense genome has a window encoding:
- a CDS encoding type II toxin-antitoxin system HipA family toxin — protein MPVRLSDKHIGNLLVSEGRTQLVFAEDYWSDPRRPVLGLHFEDHPGVVEPWRTGLPVWFENIVPEGRLRDVVARTVDVDPYSSLRILQSIGIDLPGAVVLGAPFEAEAGTRDLMQSLPGNRESSKWNFSLAGYFLKLSVAKSQGRITTPAFGEYGNCILKFPSSGHPNLPLNEFWMMSLARHMGFDTPEFFLVPRKDLPENVSDDFWPDTENVGFGIVRFDRTEDGERIHMEDFAQILNKLPHEKYRSNFETVGRIASAVGCSDGTAEFVRRLTLNILIGNGDAHLKNWSVIYPDGRKPQLSPVYDLVCDGIYPGRHNLGMKFGGIDMFSAITRKTFEGASQRLGDAPEDVLDQVDQTCAAFEEAWADLNAEMPSEVREFVGRHSSAALLRLSKPA, from the coding sequence TTGCCTGTCCGTCTCAGCGACAAACACATCGGCAACCTGCTTGTTTCAGAGGGAAGGACCCAGCTTGTCTTTGCAGAGGACTACTGGAGTGACCCACGCCGCCCGGTGCTCGGGCTGCATTTCGAAGACCATCCAGGGGTCGTGGAGCCGTGGCGCACGGGTTTACCAGTGTGGTTTGAAAATATCGTGCCAGAGGGACGTTTGAGGGATGTGGTGGCACGCACTGTCGACGTCGACCCGTACTCGTCGTTGCGAATATTGCAGTCCATAGGTATCGATCTACCCGGTGCGGTAGTCCTAGGAGCTCCATTCGAAGCGGAAGCTGGTACTAGGGATCTCATGCAGTCCTTGCCTGGTAACCGTGAGTCAAGCAAGTGGAACTTCAGTTTGGCTGGTTACTTTCTCAAATTGTCTGTGGCGAAGTCACAGGGCCGAATTACTACGCCCGCCTTCGGTGAGTATGGCAACTGCATTCTTAAATTCCCCTCTAGCGGCCACCCGAATCTTCCGCTAAACGAGTTCTGGATGATGAGTCTCGCGCGTCACATGGGCTTTGACACACCCGAATTCTTTCTAGTGCCCCGTAAAGACCTGCCAGAGAATGTGAGTGATGATTTCTGGCCGGACACCGAAAACGTTGGATTCGGTATCGTGCGTTTCGATCGAACTGAGGATGGTGAGCGCATCCACATGGAGGACTTCGCTCAGATCCTGAACAAGCTTCCTCACGAAAAGTACCGATCAAACTTTGAAACGGTCGGCAGGATCGCATCCGCGGTGGGCTGCAGTGATGGCACAGCTGAGTTTGTGCGGCGTCTGACGCTCAACATTCTCATCGGCAACGGAGATGCCCACCTGAAAAACTGGTCGGTGATCTATCCCGACGGGCGAAAACCCCAACTGTCTCCGGTGTACGACCTAGTCTGTGACGGCATCTATCCGGGTAGGCACAATCTGGGAATGAAGTTTGGTGGTATCGACATGTTCTCAGCGATTACAAGGAAAACGTTTGAGGGGGCGAGCCAGCGGTTGGGTGATGCCCCGGAGGACGTTTTGGATCAGGTGGACCAGACCTGTGCGGCGTTCGAGGAAGCTTGGGCTGATCTCAACGCGGAAATGCCCAGCGAAGTGCGGGAATTCGTTGGGCGACACTCGTCTGCTGCGTTACTGCGCCTAAGCAAGCCGGCCTAA
- a CDS encoding lytic transglycosylase domain-containing protein: protein MTAPRRASRRASRRVARGCGCAGLVAAAAAVIAVVALAAWLLSAFGAHGTRDAHEPLRPVPVTVPPPTAAEPPRIDVHAPGRTSDQLFDWSQDIGNATNVNGQAIRAYANAALIAQEAWPECHLSWNTLAGIGWVETRHGTYTGIFENSKLDENGYPVPRIIGPALDGKNFALVRDTDGGELDNDPEFDRAVGPMQFIPESWARYGRDANGDGKADPQQIDDAALGTANLLCNSGGATRDLATEQGWRDAIFAYNQSNDYVAKVRDAAANYAQNQPAHR from the coding sequence ATGACTGCACCCCGGCGAGCATCCCGGCGAGCATCCCGGCGCGTGGCCCGCGGCTGCGGCTGCGCGGGTCTCGTCGCCGCGGCCGCCGCCGTCATCGCGGTGGTGGCGCTCGCCGCGTGGCTGCTCTCCGCGTTCGGCGCCCACGGCACACGAGACGCGCACGAGCCGCTGCGGCCGGTGCCGGTCACCGTCCCGCCGCCGACCGCCGCCGAGCCGCCGCGTATCGACGTCCACGCCCCCGGCCGCACCTCCGACCAGCTCTTCGACTGGTCCCAGGACATCGGCAACGCCACCAACGTGAACGGCCAGGCGATCCGGGCGTACGCGAACGCCGCGCTCATCGCGCAGGAGGCGTGGCCAGAGTGCCACCTGAGCTGGAACACGCTCGCCGGCATCGGCTGGGTGGAGACACGCCACGGCACGTATACGGGCATCTTCGAGAACTCGAAGCTCGACGAGAACGGCTACCCGGTCCCGCGGATCATCGGCCCGGCGCTCGACGGGAAGAACTTCGCGCTCGTGCGCGACACCGACGGCGGCGAGCTGGACAACGACCCGGAGTTCGACCGCGCGGTGGGGCCCATGCAGTTCATCCCCGAGTCCTGGGCCCGCTACGGCCGCGACGCGAACGGCGACGGCAAGGCGGACCCGCAGCAGATCGACGACGCCGCGCTCGGCACCGCGAACCTGCTGTGCAACTCCGGCGGCGCGACCAGGGATCTCGCCACGGAGCAGGGGTGGCGCGACGCCATCTTCGCCTACAACCAGTCGAACGACTACGTGGCCAAGGTGCGCGACGCCGCGGCGAACTACGCGCAGAACCAACCCGCCCACCGCTAG
- a CDS encoding ribonuclease domain-containing protein has translation MKRPLALLACLLLSSCVSTPPSDSPASPSTAASPSTASGVPACGKLPREAWDTVDLIKAGGPYPYPDNDDKRFGNYERHLPEQPKNYYREYTVDTPGARHRGARRVITGGGADGHVDEWFYTADHYESFCQMEVR, from the coding sequence ATGAAACGCCCGCTCGCCCTGCTCGCGTGCCTGCTTTTAAGCAGTTGCGTATCGACGCCACCTTCGGACTCCCCCGCTTCCCCGAGCACCGCCGCCTCCCCGAGCACCGCTTCCGGCGTGCCCGCGTGCGGGAAGCTCCCGCGCGAGGCCTGGGACACCGTCGACCTCATCAAGGCCGGCGGCCCGTACCCCTACCCCGACAACGACGACAAGCGCTTCGGCAACTACGAGCGCCACCTGCCCGAGCAGCCGAAGAACTACTACCGCGAGTACACCGTGGACACGCCCGGCGCGCGCCACCGCGGGGCCCGGCGCGTGATCACCGGCGGGGGCGCGGACGGCCACGTCGACGAGTGGTTCTACACCGCCGACCACTACGAATCCTTCTGCCAGATGGAGGTCCGATGA
- a CDS encoding TPM domain-containing protein produces MTSRYLRVLAAGGLLCAAAPAYGFATEAPPTHVLAQAPAAPAAPATATTDSVEPGLLTQPVTDDAGVLTASERSEIESAIQKVSQTKGKSVRVVFLRSFGQYTPSAWVDKAVAANGSNTAVLAISPDERAYNVGGGDEWTQDEIDRMNTAAYAQLTELNWSGAALNAVNAVGSGGASSSNGSDGSGVGWVAGGLGVAALAGGGIYAATRKGSKKQQAQEIASAKALDPADTDSLGHLPTPTLEEVARDALVSADESITQGKQELELATSEFGADRVRPFTSAMNEATATLQRAFATHQKLYDAIPETEPEKRAMLVDIISSSGQAEQALRDKTTEFNEMRGVLMRAPEEVDKVLARTVDIRARLEPASRTLESLRAQYPAEMLSSINDNVALAAASLDEAEKALGDARSLAQQPAGRQGALLDTLAAATRAVEISDTNLAAIEHAEENIRAAKANLPALVEEIKGELREIEQVKGARSQGARIDVASLDAVSHKAQAALASMGDRDSTDPLALYQELTSLDAEIDVALDRAKGVAGDQTRALQLFDQQMQVATAQIEGAEDLIRSRGRIIGSHARSLLAESKRLYAQAHQLRTRDTRKAIEYARAATDTARRAEQAAHDDLNRYQAARNRQTADTMARAMLWGAILGGGGGGGYGGGYGGGFGGGGFSGGRPSNRGGTF; encoded by the coding sequence ATGACTAGCCGCTACCTCCGTGTCCTCGCCGCCGGCGGGCTGTTGTGCGCCGCCGCACCCGCATACGGCTTTGCGACGGAAGCTCCGCCCACCCACGTCCTCGCCCAAGCGCCCGCCGCGCCCGCAGCCCCGGCGACGGCGACGACCGACTCCGTCGAACCCGGCCTGCTCACCCAGCCCGTCACCGACGACGCCGGCGTGCTCACCGCCTCCGAGCGCTCCGAGATCGAGTCGGCGATACAGAAGGTGAGCCAGACAAAGGGCAAGTCCGTGCGCGTGGTGTTCCTGCGCTCGTTCGGCCAGTACACGCCGTCGGCGTGGGTGGACAAGGCCGTCGCGGCGAACGGTTCGAACACGGCCGTGCTCGCGATCTCGCCGGACGAGCGCGCCTACAACGTCGGCGGCGGCGACGAGTGGACGCAGGACGAGATCGACCGCATGAACACCGCCGCGTACGCGCAGCTCACCGAGCTGAACTGGTCGGGCGCGGCGCTCAACGCGGTGAACGCGGTGGGGTCCGGTGGGGCGTCGTCAAGCAATGGCTCCGACGGCTCCGGCGTGGGCTGGGTGGCCGGCGGCCTCGGCGTGGCGGCGCTCGCGGGCGGCGGCATCTACGCGGCGACGCGCAAGGGTTCGAAGAAGCAGCAGGCGCAGGAGATCGCCTCGGCGAAAGCGCTCGACCCGGCCGACACCGACTCGCTCGGCCACCTGCCCACGCCGACGCTCGAGGAGGTCGCGCGCGACGCGCTCGTCTCCGCCGACGAGTCCATCACGCAGGGCAAACAGGAGCTCGAGCTGGCCACGAGCGAGTTCGGCGCGGATCGCGTGCGCCCCTTTACCTCCGCGATGAACGAGGCGACCGCGACGCTCCAGCGGGCGTTTGCGACGCACCAGAAGCTTTACGACGCCATCCCGGAAACCGAGCCCGAAAAGCGCGCCATGCTCGTGGACATCATCTCCTCATCCGGCCAGGCGGAGCAGGCGCTGCGCGACAAGACCACCGAGTTCAACGAGATGCGCGGCGTGCTCATGCGCGCCCCCGAGGAGGTGGACAAGGTGCTCGCGCGCACCGTGGACATCCGGGCGCGCCTCGAGCCGGCGTCGCGCACGCTCGAGTCGCTGCGCGCCCAGTACCCGGCCGAGATGCTCTCCTCCATCAACGACAACGTCGCGCTCGCTGCCGCGTCGCTCGACGAGGCGGAGAAGGCGCTCGGCGACGCGCGCTCCCTCGCCCAGCAGCCGGCGGGGCGCCAGGGCGCGCTGCTGGACACCCTCGCCGCGGCGACCCGCGCCGTGGAGATCTCCGACACCAACCTCGCCGCCATCGAGCACGCCGAGGAGAACATCCGCGCGGCGAAGGCGAACCTGCCCGCCCTCGTGGAGGAGATCAAGGGCGAGCTGCGCGAGATCGAGCAGGTCAAGGGCGCCCGTTCGCAGGGTGCTCGTATCGACGTCGCTTCGCTCGACGCCGTCTCCCACAAGGCACAGGCGGCGCTGGCCAGCATGGGCGACCGGGACTCCACCGACCCGCTGGCGCTCTACCAGGAGCTGACCAGCCTGGACGCGGAGATCGACGTCGCGCTCGACCGAGCGAAGGGCGTCGCCGGCGACCAGACCCGCGCCCTGCAGCTCTTCGACCAGCAGATGCAGGTCGCCACCGCCCAGATCGAGGGCGCCGAGGACCTCATCCGCTCCCGCGGGCGCATCATCGGCTCGCACGCGCGCTCGCTGCTGGCCGAGTCGAAGCGCCTCTACGCGCAGGCCCACCAGCTGCGCACGCGCGACACCCGCAAGGCGATCGAGTACGCCCGCGCCGCCACCGACACCGCGCGGCGCGCCGAGCAGGCGGCGCACGACGACCTCAACCGCTACCAGGCGGCGCGCAACCGCCAGACCGCCGACACCATGGCGCGCGCGATGCTGTGGGGTGCGATCCTCGGCGGCGGAGGCGGTGGAGGCTACGGCGGTGGTTATGGTGGCGGCTTCGGAGGCGGCGGGTTCTCCGGCGGGCGTCCCTCCAACCGCGGCGGCACGTTCTAG
- a CDS encoding deoxyguanosinetriphosphate triphosphohydrolase gives MYAYNADDLARRAAEAPKGAQLAPDSRGDFSRDRARVLHSAALRRLADKTQVVGPRDGDTPRTRLTHSLEVAQISRGIGEGLGLNPDLCEMAGLTHDIGHPPYGHNGEVALNEVAPAGFEGNAQTLRILARLEPKVLVGGTSFGLNLTRASLDAAVKYPRTRTNADGSLNRKYSAYDEDAAILAWAREGHADALPPLEAQVMDFSDDIAYSVHDVEDGIVSDRVSLSVLWDLVELAALAEKGAAAFGGDADSLVDAADRLRALPAIAAATEFDYTLSAWAGLKALTSQLVGRYVGAVTKATREDERNRALAEPAAAGPGLGRQHGRLVVPPDVEAEVRLLKTVAVIYVMDQPAHQARQDRQRDRIYRVHEYLRAGAPGTLDTMFQGWFAAAETDAERERVIVDQIASMTESRLERTAKKAAAFEGFI, from the coding sequence GTGTACGCCTACAACGCCGATGATCTTGCACGCCGCGCGGCCGAGGCGCCGAAGGGCGCACAGCTCGCGCCGGATTCGCGCGGGGATTTCTCCCGCGACCGCGCGCGCGTGCTGCACTCCGCCGCGTTGCGACGCCTCGCGGACAAAACCCAGGTCGTCGGCCCCCGCGACGGGGACACCCCGCGCACGCGCCTGACGCACTCGCTCGAGGTCGCTCAGATCTCGCGCGGCATCGGGGAGGGCCTCGGCCTCAACCCGGACCTGTGCGAGATGGCCGGCCTCACCCACGACATCGGCCACCCGCCGTACGGCCACAACGGGGAGGTGGCGCTCAACGAGGTCGCGCCCGCCGGCTTCGAGGGCAACGCGCAGACGCTGCGGATCCTGGCGCGCCTCGAGCCGAAGGTGCTTGTCGGCGGCACCTCCTTCGGCCTCAACCTCACTCGCGCGTCCCTTGATGCAGCGGTGAAGTACCCGCGGACAAGGACGAACGCGGACGGGTCGCTGAACCGCAAGTACTCCGCCTACGACGAGGACGCCGCGATTTTGGCCTGGGCGCGCGAGGGCCACGCGGACGCGCTGCCGCCGCTGGAGGCGCAGGTGATGGATTTCTCGGACGACATCGCCTACTCCGTCCACGACGTCGAGGACGGCATCGTCTCCGACCGCGTTTCGCTGAGCGTGCTGTGGGACCTCGTTGAGCTCGCCGCGCTCGCCGAGAAGGGCGCAGCGGCGTTTGGCGGGGACGCCGACTCGCTCGTCGACGCCGCGGACCGCCTGCGCGCCCTGCCCGCCATCGCGGCGGCCACGGAGTTCGACTACACCCTTAGCGCGTGGGCGGGCCTGAAGGCGCTCACGTCGCAGCTGGTCGGGCGCTACGTTGGCGCGGTGACGAAGGCGACGCGCGAGGACGAAAGAAACCGCGCACTCGCGGAACCCGCGGCTGCTGGGCCGGGCCTTGGACGCCAGCACGGGCGCCTCGTCGTCCCGCCCGACGTCGAGGCCGAGGTCCGCCTGCTCAAGACCGTCGCCGTCATCTACGTCATGGACCAGCCCGCGCATCAGGCGCGCCAGGATCGCCAGCGCGACCGCATCTACCGCGTGCACGAGTACCTCCGCGCCGGCGCGCCGGGCACCCTGGACACGATGTTCCAGGGTTGGTTCGCGGCCGCGGAGACGGACGCGGAGCGCGAGCGCGTCATCGTCGACCAGATCGCCTCCATGACGGAGTCCCGCCTCGAGCGCACCGCGAAGAAGGCGGCCGCGTTCGAGGGGTTCATCTAG
- a CDS encoding MazG nucleotide pyrophosphohydrolase domain-containing protein: protein MTATVLLLDPRWPTLIPLHLAGRIGGTVEFTLEVPVAVRWALDTTEGDGHWLITTDEAHARRLEQGGATVERAASLADPVYQATSTMHAARRRGEWEQAMTHKSLLPYLREEAEEVAEAIQSGSLDDELKQELADLLLQVLFHAELAAERGAFDFADVADAFVQKMRRRAPYLFDGSEGLVDKQTQDRLWAEGKARER, encoded by the coding sequence ATGACCGCAACCGTCCTGCTTCTCGACCCCCGCTGGCCCACCCTCATCCCCCTCCACCTCGCCGGCCGCATCGGCGGCACCGTCGAGTTCACCTTGGAGGTCCCGGTCGCGGTGCGCTGGGCGCTGGACACGACCGAGGGCGACGGCCACTGGCTCATCACCACCGACGAGGCGCACGCGCGCCGCCTCGAGCAGGGCGGCGCCACCGTCGAGCGCGCCGCCAGCCTCGCCGACCCCGTCTACCAGGCCACGAGCACCATGCACGCCGCCCGCCGCCGCGGCGAGTGGGAGCAGGCCATGACGCACAAAAGCCTCCTCCCGTACCTGCGGGAGGAGGCCGAGGAGGTCGCGGAGGCGATCCAGAGCGGTTCGCTTGACGACGAACTCAAGCAAGAACTCGCCGACCTCCTCCTCCAGGTGCTCTTCCACGCCGAGCTCGCGGCGGAGCGCGGCGCCTTCGACTTCGCCGACGTGGCCGACGCGTTCGTGCAGAAGATGCGCCGCAGGGCGCCGTATTTGTTCGATGGGTCCGAAGGGCTCGTCGATAAGCAGACGCAAGACCGCCTGTGGGCGGAGGGGAAGGCGCGCGAGCGCTAG
- the dnaG gene encoding DNA primase, with translation MARGRIPDSDIEAIRQRAPLDEIVGEYVQLKPAGHDSLKGLSPFKDEKTPSFHVRPAHGYYHCFSTGKGGDVFSFLMEMEQLTFPEAVEAVADHIGYHINYQGGSTGARNVDRGTRQRLLAANAAAHEYFREQLETADAKPARDMLFQRGFSRELIYDFECGFAPRGWDPMTKHLLRKGFEVQELLDAGLSSMGKRGPIDKFRGRLIWPIKDTASNVIGFGARKLFDDDPLGKYINTQDTLLYHKSKVLFGIDKAKKNIAEKHQTVVVEGYTDVMAMHAAGVDTAVATCGTAFGADHMSLIRRLMLDDSFFRGELIYTFDGDEAGQKAAVRAFQTDAEFGAQSFVAVAPDGMDPCDLRLSRGDAAVRDLVASRVPVYEFVIESLLKDYPLDSAEGRVQALRRTVPVVATIDDKVLQQEYARRLAGWVGWPNPDEVLEQVRAEARNAKKPKKQLRAPKSQDPAGPGAGSGAGPGAGPGAGPGAGPGTQSEILIPPRPDDPVLWPQREALKLALQHPDTAGNYFDGINPDAFTHDAYRQVREAITAAGGCARAGDASNFLASVAGEMRDYAGRNFVSELAVEPIHADDLDEYADSVLSRLQETRVGGQIAQLKSQLQRMRPSDDEEAYNALFSDLVALEQARRDLNDRAFRGNR, from the coding sequence ATGGCAAGGGGCAGGATTCCGGATAGCGACATCGAGGCTATCCGTCAGCGCGCGCCGCTCGACGAGATCGTTGGCGAGTACGTGCAGCTCAAGCCCGCCGGGCACGACTCGCTCAAGGGCCTGAGCCCGTTCAAGGACGAGAAGACGCCGAGCTTCCACGTCCGCCCCGCGCACGGCTACTACCACTGCTTTTCCACCGGCAAGGGCGGCGATGTCTTCTCCTTCCTCATGGAGATGGAGCAGCTGACGTTCCCCGAGGCCGTCGAGGCGGTCGCGGACCACATCGGCTACCACATCAACTACCAGGGCGGATCCACGGGCGCGCGCAACGTGGACCGGGGCACGCGCCAGCGCCTCCTCGCCGCGAACGCCGCCGCGCACGAGTACTTCCGCGAGCAGCTCGAGACCGCCGACGCGAAGCCCGCGCGCGACATGCTGTTCCAACGCGGCTTCTCCCGCGAGCTCATCTACGACTTTGAGTGCGGCTTCGCGCCCCGCGGCTGGGACCCGATGACGAAGCACCTGCTGCGCAAGGGCTTCGAGGTGCAAGAGCTTCTCGACGCAGGCCTGTCCTCCATGGGCAAACGCGGGCCCATCGACAAGTTCCGCGGCCGCCTCATCTGGCCGATCAAGGACACCGCCTCCAACGTCATCGGCTTCGGGGCGCGCAAGCTGTTCGACGACGACCCGCTGGGCAAGTACATCAACACCCAGGACACGCTGCTGTACCACAAGTCGAAGGTGCTCTTCGGCATCGATAAGGCGAAGAAGAACATCGCGGAGAAGCACCAGACCGTGGTGGTCGAGGGGTATACCGACGTCATGGCGATGCACGCCGCGGGCGTGGACACCGCCGTAGCCACGTGCGGCACCGCGTTCGGCGCCGACCACATGAGCCTCATCCGCCGCCTCATGCTCGACGACAGCTTCTTCCGCGGCGAGCTCATCTACACCTTCGACGGCGACGAGGCCGGCCAGAAGGCGGCGGTGCGCGCCTTCCAGACCGACGCGGAGTTCGGCGCGCAGTCCTTCGTCGCGGTCGCCCCCGACGGCATGGACCCCTGCGACCTGCGCCTTTCGCGTGGCGACGCCGCCGTGCGCGACCTCGTCGCCTCCCGCGTGCCCGTCTACGAGTTCGTCATCGAGTCGTTGTTGAAGGACTACCCGTTGGATTCGGCGGAGGGGCGCGTCCAAGCGTTACGACGCACCGTGCCCGTCGTCGCCACCATCGACGACAAAGTCCTGCAGCAGGAGTACGCCCGTCGATTGGCCGGCTGGGTGGGCTGGCCGAACCCGGACGAGGTGCTCGAGCAGGTCCGCGCCGAGGCCCGCAACGCGAAGAAGCCGAAGAAGCAGCTGCGCGCGCCCAAGTCCCAGGATCCCGCTGGCCCCGGCGCCGGTTCCGGTGCTGGCCCCGGTGCTGGCCCCGGTGCTGGCCCCGGTGCTGGCCCCGGCACCCAATCCGAGATCCTCATCCCGCCCCGCCCCGACGATCCCGTCCTGTGGCCGCAGCGCGAGGCGCTCAAGCTCGCCCTGCAGCACCCGGACACGGCGGGCAACTACTTCGACGGCATCAACCCCGACGCGTTCACCCACGACGCCTACCGACAGGTCCGCGAGGCCATCACCGCCGCCGGCGGCTGCGCCCGCGCGGGCGACGCCTCGAACTTCCTCGCCTCGGTGGCGGGGGAGATGCGCGACTACGCCGGCCGCAACTTCGTCTCCGAGCTCGCGGTCGAGCCCATCCACGCCGACGACCTCGACGAATACGCCGACTCCGTCCTCTCCCGCCTCCAAGAAACGCGCGTCGGTGGCCAGATCGCGCAGCTGAAGTCCCAGCTCCAGCGCATGCGCCCCTCCGACGACGAGGAGGCCTACAACGCCCTCTTCTCCGACCTCGTCGCCCTCGAGCAGGCGCGCCGCGACCTCAACGACCGCGCCTTCCGCGGCAACCGGTAG
- the eno gene encoding phosphopyruvate hydratase has product MADIMHIFAREILDSRGNPTVEVEALLADGSRGRAAVPSGASTGEHEAHELRDGDERYGGKGVQKAVDNVNEVIVDELAGLEADDQRIVDTLMLELDGTENKSKLGANAILGVSMAVAKAAADAAELPLYRYIGGPNAHLLPVPMMNILNGGAHADSGVDVQEFMIAPIGAESFREALRMGTEVYHALKSVLKAKNLSTGLGDEGGFAPSVGSTREALDLIVEAIEKAGYTPGKDVALALDVASSEFFEDGHYNFEGGRHTADEMAKVYAELVENYPIISIEDPLDEDDWAGYTKLTAELGEKVQIVGDDFFVTNPKRLAKGIEEKAANALLVKVNQIGTLTETFDAVELAHRNGYRTMMSHRSGETEDTTIADLAVALGCGQIKTGALARSERVAKYNRLLRIEEELGPAAEFAGRSAFPRFNK; this is encoded by the coding sequence ATGGCCGACATCATGCACATCTTCGCCCGCGAGATCCTGGATTCCCGCGGCAACCCCACCGTAGAGGTCGAGGCGCTGCTCGCGGACGGCTCCCGTGGTCGCGCGGCGGTGCCATCAGGCGCGTCGACAGGTGAGCACGAGGCGCACGAGCTTCGCGACGGCGACGAGCGCTACGGCGGCAAGGGCGTGCAGAAGGCTGTCGATAACGTGAACGAGGTCATTGTCGACGAGCTCGCGGGGTTGGAGGCGGACGACCAAAGGATCGTCGATACGCTGATGCTCGAGCTCGACGGCACCGAGAACAAGTCGAAGCTCGGCGCGAACGCGATCCTCGGCGTGTCCATGGCGGTGGCGAAGGCCGCCGCCGACGCCGCGGAGCTGCCGCTGTACCGCTACATCGGCGGCCCGAACGCGCACCTGCTGCCGGTGCCGATGATGAACATCCTCAACGGCGGCGCGCACGCGGATTCCGGCGTGGACGTCCAGGAGTTCATGATCGCCCCGATCGGTGCGGAGAGCTTCCGCGAGGCCCTGCGCATGGGCACCGAGGTCTACCACGCGCTGAAGAGCGTGCTCAAGGCGAAGAACCTCTCCACCGGCCTCGGCGACGAGGGCGGCTTCGCTCCGTCCGTGGGCTCGACGCGCGAGGCGCTCGACCTCATCGTCGAGGCGATCGAGAAGGCCGGCTACACCCCGGGCAAGGACGTCGCGCTCGCGCTCGACGTCGCCTCCTCCGAGTTCTTCGAGGACGGCCACTACAACTTCGAGGGCGGCCGCCACACCGCTGACGAGATGGCGAAGGTCTACGCGGAGCTCGTGGAGAACTACCCGATCATCTCCATCGAGGACCCGCTGGACGAGGACGACTGGGCCGGCTACACCAAGCTCACCGCCGAGCTCGGCGAGAAGGTGCAGATCGTGGGCGACGACTTCTTCGTTACCAACCCGAAGCGCCTGGCCAAGGGCATCGAGGAGAAGGCCGCGAACGCGCTGCTGGTGAAGGTGAACCAGATTGGCACGCTCACCGAGACCTTCGACGCCGTCGAGCTCGCGCACCGCAACGGCTACCGCACGATGATGTCGCACCGCTCCGGCGAGACCGAGGACACCACCATCGCGGATCTCGCCGTGGCGCTCGGCTGCGGCCAGATCAAGACCGGCGCACTGGCGCGCTCGGAGCGCGTGGCCAAGTACAACCGCCTGCTGCGCATCGAGGAGGAGCTCGGC